A stretch of DNA from Sugiyamaella lignohabitans strain CBS 10342 chromosome B, complete sequence:
CTTCACCAAGGATGTTTATTTATGGCCGTTCGTGTTATGTTGCATATTTGTTTCGGGTTTGCCTATGTGCTTTTCTATTGCAGCAGTGCGCTTCTGTAGTTGTTTCGTATGTTACGTTTTTATAGATCAAAAAAGTTTTCTTTGCTATGCTATTTGAATCCCTGTATATATCTCTCAGACATGGCCAAATTGTTACAAGTGCTTCGGTGCTTAAACGAGGGATCTAGTTCATTTCTTTCCATCTATTTTTGGCGAATGCCAAAGCACCAGGTTACATGATAGCACCACCTTCACGACAACCGCTCATTAGCACTCCATAGGATGAAGTGCTCTCCATTCGATCGTCGTCGGGTCGCCagttcagcagcagcaggccGCCAATGTGTACCCTCTAGATGCAGTATGAGTCGGACTGGCTTGAAAAGATTAATCTTGCCAATCACGCGAACCAAAATAATTCGAGGATACACATTATCCGAACTAACTTTTTACTGCTATAATACGATATAGAAAAACAATTGACTAGCGTATTATCAGAATATTATATTCATTTAATAGCAACAGTGGTGAAGAGTGTGAGTGCTGGATCCTCCTGCTGAGATCGCCCTCAATGTTCGTTGACCCCTGTTGATCCATACATATACCAGGCACCACCAATCGGATCTGAGAACCTTCTTCTGATGACAGGATATCTCAGTAAGCTAGTCTTAATGCCAGTGCTTCGttcatttgaaaatggaatgaaataatgaaataataaatcgAACCTTGTGGGTAGAGAGTATCAGCTTGCCTGGCCGCTTATTGTACCTCAAACAGATTGTGTGACCCTCATAAACCAATGAACCCTGGCTTAGCTAATTATTGTTAGTTTTACAGAGCTTTTTTATCTTCTACTATTTTTATCAAGACTTAACCTACGCTTTCCTATGTAGCAGGTAGCCAGCCCCTACTGGTAGTCTAATAGAAGCAATATATCCACGAGCGAGTTTCGAAGAAATAGCAATTTTCCAGATAAGTTAAGTTACCATAAAGTCAACGGCATCAGACCTGAGCAAATaatagaaaaataaaaaagcgAAGCCAATTGGAACTCACTTGATTCCACCTACGAAACAAGAGCCACAGGGACAGGAGCAGAGTCTCAGCAGCCGGAATCATAAGTGAAAGTCAATGTGGTATGAGAATATCAGGTACTAGGTGTGCCAACGAAGAGGAAAGATCATCAAGCCTGACTAAAAACCGTCTATTGATAGTGTTAACACGACATTGCAGACTCCGAAGGGACATGCAGGGCACTAGCTCCGCCCCACTGTTGCCAAAAATTTAGGTTGCTCGAAAACGATTGACCCGACCTGTGTCTccgggggtctggggcagagctcgagtcgttccgtcaAAGGTCCTGGCAATCTCCTatgaagcaggagcagcaagggtctggggctccgccccagtcgccggaggcacatccccGTTCCCGAATATAGGGGAATGGTGTCATGAGAAttagaaatatattattagaGAAATACAAAAGTggtaaaaacaaaagttGGTCAGGTTTCGCCCTGTTCCCGATTCCTCTGTCATGTTCAGTGTGTGTGTCCCTTTTCCGTGGTTCCCAGTTCTTAAGAGTGGTTGGTAGCACCGTTTCGAGTTGAGTGCAAGGCTCGGGGTGCCAATGCAGTGGTCAGGCTTCTAGTATCGGCTAGTTCCGGGAATCTTTCGGAATCAGACACTCAGCGAAGCAAGATCGCGATATCCGtctgtcaaaaaaaaacccgCAAGCAGCCGATGGTCGAGGTCGAAGTCTTCGTACTGTGTGTCAACCAAGGAGGTGCCAGCACAATAGGAATACCATAGAGTGAAACGGTAGAGTCGAAGTGGAGGAGTGGCAGCCACCGGGCGCCTGGTCCAAGTGGTTTCGAGTAAAGATGACCAACCATAATTGAGTAGTATGAGGGGAACATAATTTGGAATCCGGATAATAGTACCATGATGTTGTGATGACATGAGGAATCCAGGAACAAGGTGTGATAGGAATGGCCGTTGATTAGAGGAGAAATCGAAGTTCATCATTGTAGGTGTGAAATTGTCTTCTGGCGTTATTGCCGAgggctcttcttctctctctctttctagTTGGGGTGGTGTCGTATCTCAACCAATCATAAACTTTGATAGTAAGTTTATCGTGATACAGGGCAGCACCAATACGATAATTGACTGACTTGATTTCAGACAGAAACTTCAGATCTTCAGTGACTTGATGATAGAGTCTGTTTTCAAAGTCTTTGTCGTCAGTAGTAGGGAAATTGTCGCAAAGTTTGTTTCCAAGGCGGTTGAAGCCTTCTAGCCATCTGACCATGTTGTTGCCAATGTGAACATTACATTTGTACTCATGTTGAGTCTCATCCTTCTTCGTGTACTCAATGGCAAAAAACTCGCCGCCAACTCGGTAGAGTCCGACATATGCGGCAAGGTGGGTGGTTCTGTAGCACCACTTGTCTCTCAGATGCTTGCCAAACTTTCTCGCATAATGGTTTAGTGCGAAAGCCCTGTCGACAGTGAGAGGATGGAGGAGGAAATGATGATCACGAGATATGAGGAGTCCAGTGGTGTCCAGTCCGTCAGTTCGCATCCAGTTGTTACATGCGTCCATGAAGTCTTGGTCTGACACTCCAAACATCTTTCTAAGGAAAGTGAAGTCTGTTTTGTTGAAGGCCTCGAaagtgttgttgttgatgttatcGATAGACAATTTCTTAAAGAAGTCAAGAGAGTGAGTCATCGAAGTACCGAAAGATTTATGATGAGAGTTCCATCGGAGTTTGTACTTGAGTTTGGAATAAAAAGtcttttgttgttcaatTGTGGATCTTACACCTTCTGAAAGGGATTTCAATTTGGAGATCCAGGCGTCGCTGAATTCTAACTGGGATGCGTTCTTGGGAGCCAATTCCAAGGCATTACGAGTGGAGATGTTCTCAAGCACATTGGACGAggaagtagtagtggttgtagtagtactggaagaagtagaagaagtggaagaagtaTTAGACTTCTTaaagcaattgaaaaaactTCTCAAGCCCTTGAAATGAGAGCGAGAACCATGGTTGACCTCCTGGGAATCATCAGGGatcatttcttttttctctgACTCAAAAGTTATTTGAATACCAATGACCAATTCAATGACTTTTGTTCTGATAAAGGTGAAGTGGAAGAACATTGTTTCTGATTACGGTGATAAACCAGTATtaattgatgatgatggagtTTAAAAACACGATACaagtgatgttgatgagttTAACCAAAAAGATGACCCAAGACAAGGTCAAATAAAGTTGCGAACGAAAATGGAGCACAACCAAAATACTCAGTAACCACAAATTCAAACGGTGGTCAAATATTAGCAGAGTACCAGTCAGATCCCtaagaacaacaaaaagaatCTAATGGGCAACTAGTAACTGCAATTACTGGAAAAGACACCTCCAGCACAAAATCAAGCTTTAAAATATTAGCCAATAGAACAAGACAACAATCAATCAAGCTATAACCTCGAAATAGTAGTCAGAGGCaatgaaaacaaattcaaacagTCAAAAACTCGCAATTCAATCTCAATTGGCAAAAATCTGGTGTAGAAAAGataaagagaagaagaaaagatctTACGTAGCGGGATGCACCCCTTATATAGACCTCCCACCCACAGGCCATAACTCACAGCCCCCATAAACTTGACGCTCCTCGTCACGCGGACTTCCCCATAACTTCATGGCTATCTCGATGCAGCCGCGCGGTGGGGCAACGCTTCGGATGTAAACAAACCCTGccttatcttgcatatgcagggcTCATGCAGGGATGATTGGCGATGAAATGGTCTAAAGCTTGTCAGCCAGACAAGCAGTCCACGGGATCCAGTTACTCTAAACTACAGAATCCATAAAGTCACAACAGAAAATTGGGCGTCTTGTGCTTTGAATCAGCATGTGATAAACAAGTGGTGGCTAGCGAAACCCAAAACAAACGAATTAGATCTGCGAATAAGCGTCTCACCACCCAGTCCTCACACAGTCATCCCGTTAACCACAGCCAGCACCTGGATGCAACGACTCATCCGAAGCCGGAGGAAAAACGAGGGTCCGGAATTGTGCCCCAATCATCGGAGGAGTCTCCCTCCATAGCTGGCATCCAATTCATATATTACAATACAGAAGCAGCGGAATCTAACTGAAGACCGGGAAGCGGTCCTCACCAAACTGCTGGCCGAGACCGCACTTCCCTAGAAATGGCAAGCTCGCACactcagcagcatcagtgCTAGCGCCGACCATGTTAGCTACACGTCCACTGCTACCACCAGACCCCTTCAGGTTGCGACGAAGTCACCGTTAAAGACAGAGCCTTTGGACTTGCAGATCCTCATACTCTGGCGAGCCGCATTGGATTTAATGTGCATTTGTTTACATCCTGTAACCAGTCCATGTCAGTAAGCGGGTCTAATGCCAGTTAGATTCTATTGCTGTTATCTTCTCCAGTCCACTCCAAAACCAACTAGTTTCTACATAGGATCAACGCCTGATCCATTTCGTCGCCTTCGCCAGCACAATGGTGAACTCACTCAAGGTGCCTACAAAACAAGCTCAGCCGCCAAAAGACCGTGGAAGATGATATGTTGTATCTCAGGATTCCAATCACAAGTGGCTGCTTTGCAATTTGAACATGCTTGGCAGCATCCTTACCAAACAAGACATATTCCTAAAGAAAACCGTATTGTCAACAGTAGAAGTCAGATGTACAGAAGCTTGGATAAATACATTGGAAACCTACGGCTGCTAGCCTCTGCAGATGCGTTTTCAAGAATGCCCTTGACAGTTCATCTTTTAGAGGAAGTAGCCCTAATGGCATGGATGAAAAACAAGTTCAAGATAGCCATTCCTGAATATGTCCATGTCGAAGAAGATATCCGCCCAAATATAGGCCGACAGGATGATGATTTACCGCCAATTGGAGGAGGGAAGTTAAAGTTATATACCACACAATATTCAGTGTCAAAACTGAGCGAGCTGTATTGTAATTATAAAAAAGAGGATCAGCAAGGTGCCGTTTGTCCCAGCTGTCATTTCGAAGTTGATCTTACCAAGTTCGCAAGTACGCTCTTAGAAAACTGTCAGGATCAGGTAATTCCTCGATCTGGATCTTGTCCCTCGTGCCAGAAACCCATAGAATGGAGCGTTATCGCACATTTTGCCAAGGTTTCTTAAGCTTTGCCGTTCTTGGGCCCGCGGCATTGCAATGCATTCCAACTTGGTTCTGGCCACTCTCGACACAAAGGAGGATAAGAAACTAACTCATAGTTCATATAAACTATATGGCACATGGGTGGGCCcatctatttatttagttTACAATGTGTTACGCAACATTGTCCCGTGAAGCAAACCGTAATAACCGTTCACTCTGGCCCGAGGATGTGCgattttttggttcatGCCTTCCCGTAGAATTGGAATTGTGGGCATTTAGAGAACgagcatcatcatctaaaTCGCTAGTGAACTCTTCGTCAAGAGCTGTGAGTCCAAAggcttcttcgtcgtcgtaGTTGCGAAATGAGCCACTACGACGATGCATTTGTATGCTTCGCCTAGTCTGAATTCCAGCAATCGTATTCTCCATCGGCATACCCTCAACTGACTTGAGAGCCATTAACTGGTTGCCATCACCATCAGATCTGCTGACAT
This window harbors:
- the SLX1 gene encoding Slx1p (Endonuclease involved in DNA recombination and repair; subunit of a complex, with Slx4p, that hydrolyzes 5' branches from duplex DNA in response to stalled or converging replication forks; function overlaps with that of Sgs1p-Top3p; GO_component: GO:0033557 - Slx1-Slx4 complex [Evidence IEA,IEA]; GO_component: GO:0033557 - Slx1-Slx4 complex [Evidence IPI] [PMID 12832395]; GO_component: GO:0005634 - nucleus [Evidence IEA,IEA,IEA]; GO_component: GO:0005634 - nucleus [Evidence IC] [PMID 12832395]; GO_function: GO:0017108 - 5'-flap endonuclease activity [Evidence IEA,IEA]; GO_function: GO:0017108 - 5'-flap endonuclease activity [Evidence IDA] [PMID 12832395]; GO_function: GO:0004519 - endonuclease activity [Evidence IEA]; GO_function: GO:0016787 - hydrolase activity [Evidence IEA]; GO_function: GO:0046872 - metal ion binding [Evidence IEA]; GO_function: GO:0004518 - nuclease activity [Evidence IEA]; GO_process: GO:0000737 - DNA catabolic process, endonucleolytic [Evidence IEA,IEA]; GO_process: GO:0006310 - DNA recombination [Evidence IEA,IEA]; GO_process: GO:0006281 - DNA repair [Evidence IEA,IEA,IEA]; GO_process: GO:0006261 - DNA-dependent DNA replication [Evidence IGI] [PMID 12832395]; GO_process: GO:0006974 - cellular response to DNA damage stimulus [Evidence IEA]; GO_process: GO:0090305 - nucleic acid phosphodiester bond hydrolysis [Evidence IEA]) → MPVRFYCCYLLQSTPKPTSFYIGSTPDPFRRLRQHNGELTQGAYKTSSAAKRPWKMICCISGFQSQVAALQFEHAWQHPYQTRHIPKENRIVNSRSQMYRSLDKYIGNLRLLASADAFSRMPLTVHLLEEVALMAWMKNKFKIAIPEYVHVEEDIRPNIGRQDDDLPPIGGGKLKLYTTQYSVSKLSELYCNYKKEDQQGAVCPSCHFEVDLTKFASTLLENCQDQVIPRSGSCPSCQKPIEWSVIAHFAKVS